A window of the Capricornis sumatraensis isolate serow.1 chromosome 9, serow.2, whole genome shotgun sequence genome harbors these coding sequences:
- the PCDHAC1 gene encoding protocadherin alpha-C1: MVGWRAAVLCLWISCGSVAGQLEYSASEETERGVVVGSVAQDLRLSAASLSLRNFRFLSSHGETYFGVDLASGSLVVREPADRERLCGAKAVCVLIYELVLEDPLELHKVHVHVLDINDNSPHFPAGDVQFHIPEFLMPGARFTLPNAEDADEGSNGLLSYSLSPSRHFRLDMGSRVDGSEFPELVLEKALDQEQRATHRLVLTARDGGLPARSGEVQVTIVVVDTNDNAPVFERSVYRTKVPETAPNGTVLFRVQASDPDEGSNGEIRYSLSNSTQAKLRHYFHVHPRNGEVRVAASLGPPETLLEAYIEARDEGAFSLASTAKLLVEVTDVNDHAPEVNLLTLYSPVSEDAATGTVIALLSVRDEDLGLNGKVTCSMYSGGPFKLKASFGSYYSLLTDGPLDREQVSEYQVLITASDGGSPPLSTLRTLTVSVADVNDNTPSFPKSKQELFVAENNAPGASLGHVFAQDPDLGKNGLVFYELLDIISEGQAASSLVAVDSFSGAITAKISFDFERLRGFHFQVEARDGGFPPRSATVTVNLFVVDRNDNVPVILFPLPKNGCVPVEIVPRSARTGYLITKVVAEDADSGSNAWLSYYIFQASNPSLFRISANVGELRTARLVLPTDAVTQKVVVVVQDHGDPSLSTSVTLGVLLSSSAPQVLPDFEDGWETGGRLSAQNLYLTIALACISFLFLGCLLFFVCSKLSQSAGCCTQSCCHSPEELRYGSKVASNPCMSSATIDVTTVERLSHTYLYWASLGLGYDNSLLLHGEYTAADLRNLASGVELNVPISCIQIRNRKGDHANVNAMVSIFYGI; the protein is encoded by the coding sequence ATGGTGGGCTGGAGGGCGGCGGTTCTATGTTTGTGGATTTCCTGCGGCTCTGTAGCGGGGCAGCTCGAATACTCAGCGTCGGAGGAGACCGAACGGGGCGTAGTCGTAGGCAGTGTTGCCCAGGACTTGAGGCTGTCAGCGGCCTCTCTGTCCTTGCGGAACTTTCGCTTCCTTTCCAGCCACGGCGAGACTTACTTCGGGGTTGATCTGGCCAGCGGAAGCTTGGTGGTCCGAGAGCCGGCGGACCGCGAACGGCTGTGCGGGGCCAAAGCTGTCTGCGTCCTGATCTATGAGCTTGTGCTCGAGGACCCGCTAGAGCTCCACAAGGTCCATGTTCACGTTCTGGACATCAACGACAACTCGCCTCACTTCCCTGCCGGCGACGTGCAATTCCATATTCCTGAGTTCCTTATGCCCGGAGCCCGCTTTACTCTCCCTAATGCCGAAGATGCCGACGAGGGAAGCAACGGGTTGCTAAGCTACAGCCTGAGCCCCAGCCGGCACTTTCGCCTGGACATGGGTTCGCGGGTCGACGGCAGCGAATTCCCAGAGCTGGTGTTGGAGAAAGCGTTGGATCAGGAGCAGCGTGCCACCCACCGGCTAGTGCTCACCGCTCGGGACGGCGGGCTGCCAGCGCGCTCCGGTGAGGTACAAGTCACCATCGTCGTGGTGGACACAAACGACAATGCACCTGTATTTGAGCGCTCAGTATACCGCACCAAGGTGCCAGAGACTGCACCCAATGGGACTGTGTTATTCCGAGTGCAAGCCTCGGACCCGGATGAAGGCTCCAATGGGGAAATCCGGTACTCCTTAAGCAATAGCACCCAAGCCAAACTGCGACACTACTTCCACGTGCACCCTAGAAATGGGGAAGTGCGGGTCGCTGCTTCGCTAGGTCCTCCTGAAACGCTGTTGGAGGCATACATTGAGGCAAGGGATGAAGGTGCATTCAGTCTAGCCAGCACCGCTAAACTGCTGGTGGAGGTGACTGATGTGAACGATCACGCCCCTGAGGTGAACCTTCTCACTCTCTACAGTCCCGTTTCCGAGGACGCCGCCACTGGCACAGTGATTGCTCTCCTTAGTGTAAGGGATGAAGACCTTGGTCTCAATGGTAAAGTCACCTGTAGCATGTACAGTGGAGGCCCCTTTAAGTTGAAGGCTTCTTTTGGCAGCTACTACAGCTTGCTGACTGATGGGCCGCTGGACCGGGAGCAAGTCAGTGAATACCAGGTTCTGATCACTGCCTCGGATGGTGGCTCACCTCCACTTAGCACTCTTAGGACACTGACTGTGTCAGTTGCTGATGTGAATGACAACACACCAAGTTTTCCTAAATCGAAACAGGAACTTTTTGTGGCTGAAAACAATGCCCCTGGGGCCTCCCTAGGACATGTGTTTGCCCAGGACCCAGATCTGGGGAAGAATGGCCTTGTCTTCTATGAGCTGTTGGATATTATCTCTGAAGGGCAGGCAGCCTCAAGCTTGGTGGCAGTAGATTCATTCAGTGGGGCCATCACTGCCAAAATTTCCTTTGACTTTGAACGGCTCAGGGGGTTTCACTTCCAAGTGGAAGCCCGGGATGGTGGCTTTCCTCCCAGAAGTGCAACAGTGACTGTGAACTTGTTTGTGGTAGATAGGAACGACAATGTTCCAGTCATCTTGTTTCCCTTGCCCAAAAATGGCTGTGTCCCAGTGGAAATCGTGCCCCGCTCTGCCAGAACAGGATACTTGATCACAAAAGTGGTAGCAGAAGATGCAGACAGTGGCTCCAATGCTTGGCTTTCCTACTACATCTTTCAGGCTTCTAACCCGAGCCTTTTCAGAATTTCAGCCAACGTGGGAGAGCTCCGTACTGCTCGTTTAGTTCTTCCCACTGATGCAGTTACAcagaaggtggtggtggtggttcaggaCCATGGAGACCCATCACTTTCCACCTCTGTCACATTGGGTGTGCTGTTGAGCAGCTCTGCCCCTCAGGTCCTTCCAGACTTTGAAGATGGCTGGGAAACAGGAGGGCGCCTTTCTGCCCAGAACCTGTACTTAACAATTGCCCTGGcctgtatttcctttttatttctggggTGTTTACTTTTCTTTGTGTGTAGCAAGTTGAGCCAGAGTGCAGGTTGTTGCACTCAGAGCTGCTGTCACTCTCCAGAGGAGCTGAGGTATGGAAGCAAGGTGGCTTCGAATCCTTGCATGTCATCAGCCACAATAGATGTCACTACAGTTGAAAGACTTTCTCATACTTATCTCTATTGGGCCTCCCTGGGACTTGGTTACGATAACAGTTTGCTGTTGCACGGGGAATACACTGCTGCTGACCTGAGAAATCTGGCCTCTGGGGTAGAACTGAATGTACCAATATCCTGTATCCAGATTCGGAATAGGAAAGGGGATCATGCAAATGTCAATGCCATGGTAAGCATATTTTATGGAATTTGA